TTCACCTCAAGTACCTAAGGGCCCCGGTCCTGGGGGACGAGCTTTATGGGCGGAAGAGCCCTTACATTCCCCGCCAGGCCCTGCACGCCTACGAGCTCCGCCTTCCCCATCCCCGCACGGGGCGCGTCCTGGAGTTCTTGGCCCCCGTGCCCCGGGACATGGTGGAGGCCTGGCGCGCCCTCGGGGGGGAGTGGCCTGAGGGGGTCGCGTTGGCAGAAGACCCCGTATAATCGCTCCTAATGAGGCACTCTCCGGTTCCTCCGGCGCAGGGTACGGGTAAAGTCCGTGGTCCGGACCCGTCCCTGGTGGCCTCCTACGCCCTCCACATCGGGGACGCCCGTAAGGTTCTCGCCGAGCTTCCCGAGGCCTCCGTCCACCTGGTCCTCACCTCGCCCCCCTACTGGACGCTCAAGCGCTACGAGGACACCCCGGGCCAGCTCGGCCACATTGAGGACTACGAGGCCTTCCTGGACGAGCTGGACCGGGTGTGGCGGGAGGTCTTCCGCCTCCTCGTGCCCGGGGGCAGGCTCGTCATCGTGGTGGGGGACGTGGCCGTGGCGAGAAGGCGCTTCGGGCGGCACCTGGTCTTTCCCCTTCACGCCGACATCCAGGTCCGGTGCCGCAAGCTTGGGTTTGACAACCTCAACCCCATCATCTGGCACAAGCACACCAACGCCCGCCTCGAGGTGGAGGGGCGAGGCGTCTTCCTGGGCAAGCCCTACGAGCCCGGGGCCGTCATCAAGACGGAGATTGAGTACATCCTCATGCAGAGGAAGCCCGGGGGCTACCGCAAGCCCACCCCTGAGCAGCGGGAGAAGAGCCGCCTTTCCAAGGAGGACTTCCACTGCTTCTTCCGGCAGATCTGGGACGACATCCCCGGGGAGAGCACCCGGGCTCACCCCGCGCCCTTCCCCCTGGAACTCGCCGAGCGCCTGGTGCGCATGTTCAGCTTCGTGGGGGACGTGGTCTTAGACCCCTTCGCCGGGACCGGGACCACCCTCGTGGCCGCCGCCAAGTGGGGGAGGAGGGCCCTCGGCGTGGAGCTCGTCCCGGGCTACGCCGTTCTCGCCCGGGAGCGCTTCGCCCGGGAGGTGCCCGGGGAGGTGCTGGAGGTCGTGGAGGACTAGATGGAGCTCCGGCGGGCCTTGGAAGCAGCCCTTCGGGAAGGGCTGGCAAAGCCAGCCCAGAGCAAGAGGCGTTGGGACCTTTTGGCGGACTACTGTATTGCCCGGTTGGAAGCCCGGGGCCTTAGAGGCCTTCTGGGAGGAAGCCGGGGTGAGGTGAGCGTCCGGGGTTTTCCCCGGGAGAAGAACTGGGACGTGGTCCTGCTCGCCCCCCTCCTCGCGGGCGGGGGAGGTTCGCGCATCCAGCACCCAGGGGAGAAGCCCCGCCTTCTTCTTTCCCTCAAGTCGCTCCTCCGCAATCCCCTGGGTTCCCTCCCCAACCGGTTGGACGACCTTCTCGGCGAGGTTTCCTCTGTCCAGATGCTCTACCCGGAGGTGGTCATCGGCTACGCCGTGGTGTTGGACCACGGGGCCTTTGGCAAAAGCACGGGGGGGAAGGCCGCTAAGGCAGGAGGAGAGGAGTGGGAGGAGGGCTACAACCGCTTTAAGGACTGGCTGGACGACTTGACCCAGCGGCGGCCTCCCTTGTGGGCCCAGGGCCTCATTGAGGGGCACTGGGTCATTGAGGTGGGCAGTCGGACCCCCGGCCTATTCCTGGACCTCGAGGCCACCCTGGAGGCGGGGGAGGCCTTCTTTGACGCCCTCGTAGGGGCCCTGAGGGAGCGGGAGCCTCTCCTCTTCCTAAACCCAGGTCAAAAGCCCCTTTAGCGCCCGTCCCAGGCGGCGCACGCCCTCCTGGATCCCCTCCCGGTCCAAGGTGGCGTAGGAGAGCCTCAGGGTGTTCTCCCCGCCTCCATTCGCGAAGAAGGGCCCCCCGGGCACGAAGGCCACGTTCTCGGCGATGGCCCTTTGGAAGAGGGCCTCGGCGGAAAGCCCTTGGGGAAGCTCCATCCAGACGAACATCCCCCCCTTGGGCCGGGTGTAGCGCACCTCCTTGGGCATCTCCCGGTCTAGGGCCTCGAGCATGGCCTCCGCCTTCTCCCGATAGGTCCTGCGGATGAGCCGTAGCCTGGCCTCAAAGCCCTCCTTCACCAGCTCGTGCACCAGGATTTGGTTCAGGACGGGGGTGTGCAGGTCCGTTCCCTGCTTGGCCTGGACCAGCTTCTGCAGGGCCTCCGGGTGCCCCACGGCAAAGGCCACCCGGAGGCCAGGGGCCAGGACCTTGGAGAAGCTCCCGAGGTAGATGACCCCGGGGTAGCCCGCCTCCCGGGCGAGCTCAAAGAGGCTCTTGAGGCGGGCCTCGCCGAAGTAGAGCTCCCGGTAGGCATCGTCCTCCACCACCACGAGGCCCCGCTCCATCACCCGCTCCAAGAGCCTCTCCCGCGCGGAAAGGGGCATGAGGCCGCCCGAGGGGTTCTGGAAGGAGGGGATGAGGTAGAGGAAGCGGGGGCGTTCCCGCCGGAGTACCTCCTCCAGGGCGGAAAGGTCCGGTCCCTCCTCCCCGGCGGGCACCGTGAGGAAGCGGGGTCCGTAGGCCCGGAAGGCTTGGATGGCCCCCATGTAGCTGGGGGCCTCGAGGAGGACCGGGGCGCCCTCGTCCAGGAAGACCTTGCCGAGAAGGTCCAGGCCCTGTTGGCTTCCCGTGGTGATGAGGACCTCCTCCGGGGTGACCGAAAGCCACTCCGCCACCCACGCCCTTAAGGGGAAATACCCCTCGGTGGGGCCGTACTGCAGGGCTACCTCGCCTTTTTCCCGCAGGATCCTTTGGGCCTTCTCCGCTGCCTCCTCCTTGGGGAAGAGCTCGGGGGCGGGGAGCCCCCCGGCGAAGCTGAGGATCCCGGGCCTCTGGGTAAGCTTGAGGAGCTCCCGGATGGTGGAGGCCTGGATCCGGGCCGCCCGCTCACCGAACAGGGTGTTCCAGTGCAGGGTTTTCACCGAAACATTCTACCCCCGTAGCCCGGGGTCCTCAGGGGAAAAGCCGCCGGTACGCCTCCAGGGCGAAGCGGTCGGTCATGCCGGCCAGGTAGTCGCAGACGGCCCTCTCCAGGCCCTCCTCCGGGATCCTGCCCTGCACCTCCTTGGGCAGGATCTCCGGGTGCCCCACGTAGGTGGCGAAAAGCCCCTCCAGGACCATCTCCGCCTTGCGCCTCTCCCTCAGGACCTCCGGGTGCTGGTAAAGCCTTTCCCGGAGAAAGGCTTGAAGCTCCCGGTGCGCCCTTTCGGCCTCAGGGGAGAGGGCCGCCAGGCGCTCGGGGTGGCGGCGCACCTCCTCGGCGCTCCTCACCCTCCTTCCTTCCACCCTCCGGTGGGTGGCCTCCGTGGCCTCGGCGATGAGGTAGCCGAGGAGCTGGCGGATGAGGACCCGCCGCCCCAGCTCCGTGAGGCGGGAGAGCTCCAGCCCTTCCTCCTGGGCCAGGGCCCGCAGGAGGGGGACCTCGGCGAGCTCCTCGGGGCGGAGGAGCCCCGAGCGGAGGCCGTCGTCCAGGTCGTGCGCGGCGTAGGCGATGGCGTCGGAGAGGTCCACCACCTGGGCCTCGAGGGTCCCTTGTCCGGGGTAGTCGGGCTTGAAGCCGGGGGCGTAGGCGGCCTCGTGGGTGGCGATGCCTTCCAGCACCTCGTAGGTGAGGTTCAGCCCCTTGAAGCCCGGGTAGCGCTCCTCCAGGTGGGTGAGGAGGCGCAGGGCCTGGGCGTTGTGCTCAAAGCCTCCGTGGTCTTGCATGAGGGCGTTCAGGATCCGCTCTCCCGTGTGGCCGAAGGGGGGGTGGCCCAGGTCGTGGGAGAGGGCGATGGCCTCGGTGAGGTCCTCGTTGAGTCCAAGGGCCCGGGCGATGGAGCGGGACACCTGGGCCACCTCCAGGGTGTGGGTGAGCCGGGTGCGGTAGTAATCCCCGGCCCAGTTGGGGAAGACCTGGGTCTTGTACTCCAGGCGGCGGAAGGCGGTGGTGTGGAGGATGCGGTCCCGGTCCTTCTGGTAGGGGGTGCGGTAGGGGGATTCGGGCTCGGGGTGTTGGCGTCCCCGGGTGTCCCTGGCCTTTTGGGCGTAGGGGGCGAGTCGGGTGGCCTCCAGCTCCAAAAGCTTTTCCCGCGGGAAGAGCATCCCCTAGACCCGCTTGAAGAGGAGGACGGCGTTATGGCCGCCGAAGGCGAAGGAGTTGGAGAGGGCGTAGTCCACCCGCGCCTCCCGGGGCTCGGGCACAAAGTCCAGGTCCAGCTCGGGATCGGGGTCCTCGAGGTTGATCGTGGGGGGGATGATCCCGTGGTAGAGGGCCTGGACCGTGGCGATGGCCTCCACCGCCCCCGCGGCTCCTAGGAGGTGGCCGATCATGCTCTTGGTGCTGGAGACCATGAGCCTTTTGGCGTGTTCCCCGAAGACCTGCTTGATGGCGAGAACCTCCGCCCGGTCCCCCGCAGGGGTGGAGGTGCCGTGGGCGTTGATGTAGCCTACCCGTTCCGGGTCCACCCGCGCATCCTCCAGCGCCCGCCGCATGGCCAAGGCCGCCCCCTTGCCCTCGGGGTGGGGCTCGGTGATGTGGTGGGCGTCGGCGCTGCGACCGAAGCCCACGAGCTCGGCGTAGATCCGGGCCCCGCGCTCCTTAGCGTGCTCGTACGCCTCGAGGACCAAAACCCCCGCCCCCTCCCCCATCACGAACCCGTCCCGGGAGAGGGTGAAGGGGCGGCTTGCCTTGGCGGGCTCCTCGTTCCGGGTGGAAAGCGCCCGCATCACCGCGAAGGCCCCTATGGCCATGGGGGTGATGGCCGCCTCCGTTCCCCCGGCGAGGACGACCTCCGCCTCCCCCAGCTGGATCATGCGCAGGGCCTGGCCCAGGGCGTCCGAGCCCGTGGCGCAGGCGGTGACCGGGGTGGTGGAGGGCCCCATGAAGCCGTAGCGCATGGCGATCTGGGCCGAGGCCATGTTGGCGATCATCATGGGGATGAAGAAGGGGCTGATGCGGTTCGGGCCCCTTTCCAGGAAGACCCGGCTCTGGGCCTCCCAGGTCTCCATGCCCCCAATCCCTGTGCCCACCAAGGTGCCCACCCTCTCGGGGTCCAGCTTCCCGGGCTCCAGCCCCGCGTCCTCCAGGGCCAGGTGGGCGGCGATCAGGGCGTACTGGACGAAGCGGTCCAGGCGACGAAGCTCCTTCTTGTCCAGGTAGTCCTCGGGGTTCACCTCCACCTCGGCGGCAATGCGCACGGGGAGGGCCGAGGCGTCAAAGCGGGTGATGGGGCGGACCCCGCTTTGGCCCGCAAGCTGGGCTCGGTGAAAGGCCTCCTGCCCCACCCCTACGGGGGTGAGGGCGCCTAGGCCGGTAACCACCACGCGTCGCATGGGCGTAGTATAACCTGGGAAGGCGGGAGCCTCGCGGGCGGCTTCCCCGGGGAAAGGGGCCTGTCCTAGCCCACCTTGGCCTTGATGTACGCCACCGCGTCCTTGACGGTGCGGATCTTCTCGGCCTCCTCGTCGGAGATCTCCAGGCCGAACTCGTCCTCCAGGCCCATGATGAGCTCCACGGTGTCCAGGCTGTCCGCTCCCAGGTCCTCCACGAAGCGGGCCTCGAGGGTCACCTTCTCCTCCTCCACCTGGAGCTTGTCCGCGATCACCGCCTTGACCTTTTCAAAGATCTCCTGCTCCGTCATAAAAACCTCCCTGGGGGATTCTAGCACGACCTCAGTGGGGGGTGAGGCCCCCGTCTACGCAGAGGGTTTGGCCGTTGATGTACCCCGCCTTTTCGGAGACGAGGAAGGCCACGGCCTCGGCCACTTCCTCGGGGCGGCCGAACCGCCCGGCGGGGATCTCTTTCAGGTAGGCCTCCTTCACCTCCTGGGGAAGCCTCTCGGTCATCTCGGTTTCAATAAAGCCCGGGGCCACGGCGTTCACCGTGATCCCCCTTTGGGCGTACTCCTTGGCCACGGCCCGGGTGAAGCCGATGAGGCCGGCTTTGGAGGCCACGTAGTTGGCTTGGCCTGGGTTGCCCAGGATCCCCACCACGCTGGTCACGTTCACGATGCGCCCGAAGCGGGCCTTCATCATGAGCTTGACCGCCTCCCGGGTGGTGCGGAAGGCGGCGGAGAGGTTGGCCTCCAGGACCGCCTCCCAGTCCTCGTCCCTCATGCGGACGAGGAGGGTGTCCCGGGTGATCCCGGCGTTGTTCACCAGGGTGTCCAGGCCCCCGAGGGCCTCCGCCGCTTGGTGGACCAGGGCCGTGGCGGCCTCCGCCTCGAGGAGGTTCGCCCCCAGGACCGCCACCAGGGGGCTTCCCCGGCGCCTCGCCTCCTCGGCCACCTCCAGGGCCTTCTCCCGGTTCTGCCCGTAGTGAAGGGCCAGGGCGAAGCCGTCCTCCGCGAGCCTCAGGGCGATGGCCCGGCCGATGCCGCGGCTTGCGCCGGTGACCAAGGCTTTACGCATGCACCACCTCCAGGGCCCTTTTCAGGCTTTCCGGGTCTTGGACGCTCTGGGCCAGGGCGCCCTCCAGGGTGCGGAGGACGAGGCCCTTCAGCACCTCCCCGCTCCCGAACTCCAAAAAGCGCTTGAGGCCACGCGCCTCCATGTCCCTCAGGATCTCCAGCCAGCGCACAGGGGCGGTGATCTGCTGAAGGAGCAGGTCCCGGATCCGCTCGGGGTCCTCCTCGGGCCTCGCGGTAACGTTGGAGTAGACGGGGAAGCGGGGCCTCTTCAGCTGAACTTTTTCCAGGTCCTGGGCGAGCCTCTCCCGGGCCTGGGCCATGAGGGAGGAGTGGAAGGGGGCGGAGACGGGAAGGAAGACCACCCGGGCCCGCCTGGACTTCAGGCGCTCGGCCGCCGCCTCCACTGCCTCCTTCCTCCCCGAGATCACCGTCTGCTCGGGGGCGTTGAGGTTGGCGATCTCCACCCCGGCCAGGCCCTCCAAGGCCGCCCGGACCTCCTCCAGGGGGAGCTTCAAGATGGCGGCCATGGCCCCTTCCCCCGGGGGGACGGCCTCCTGCATGTACCGCCCCCGGAGGCGCACCAGGCGCAGGGCGTCCTCTAGCGCCAATGTCCCCGCGGCCGCGTGGGCCGTCCACTCCCCCAGGGAGTGCCCGGCGGCCAGGGCGGGCAGGGGCCCTCCCAGCTCCAAAAAGGCCCGGTAGGCGGCGTAGCCCACGGCGAGGAGGGCGGGCTGCTGGTTCTCCGTGAGGGTGAGGGCCTCCTCGGGGCCCTCCCACATGAGTGTAAGGAGGCCTGGCAAAGCGGCCTCCGCCCGGTCCAGCGCCTCCCTCGCGGCCGGGGAGGCCTCGTAGAGGGCTCGTCCCATCCCCACCCTCTGGGAGCCTTGGCCGGGGAAGAGGGCGGCGTACATCAGGCCCCTCCCCAGGTAAGGACGGCGGCAGCCCAGGTGAGGCCGGCCCCGAAGGAGACCAAGAGGACGTGGTCCCCCTCCCGGATGCGCCCCGCGTCCACCGCCTCCTTGAGGGCCAGGGGGATGGAAGCGGTGGAGGTGTTGCCGTACCGGTCCACGTTCACCACCACCCGCTCCCAGGGCAGGCCCAGGCGCTCCCGGGCGGCGTCAATGATCCTTAGGTTCGCCTGGTGGGGGACGAAGGCCTTGATCGCCTCCGGGGTGAGGCCCGCCTTCTCTATGGCCTCGAGGGTGGCCGTGTTCATCACCCGTACGGCGAACTTGAAGACCTCGCGGCCGTTCATGTAGAGGCGGTTTTTCATGGAGGTGCCGTCGGGAAGCCTTGGGGCCACGCAGGCGTGGAAGAGCTCCTTGGCCCCGGTCCCATCCGCGCCCAGGACGAAGGACCGGAAGCCAAACCCCTCCCGCACCCTGCCCACCACGGCCGCCCCGCCCCCGTCCCCGAAGAGAACGGCCGTGGCCCGGTCGTTCCAGTCCACGATTTTGGAGAGGGCCTCGGCCCCCACGGCGAGCACCTTTCGGGCGAGCCCCGCCTCCACCAAGGCGTGGGCCTGGGCGAGGGCGTAGATCCACCCCGGGCAGCCCGCCAGGAGATCGTAGGCGAAGGCCTGAAGCCCGAAGCGGGCCTGCACCAGGGCGGCGGTGTCGGGGAAGAGGGCGTCCGGGGTGTTGGTGGCCACGATGACGGCGTCCACCCCCTCCAGGGCCCCGGGATGCCGCGCCATGAGGTCCTCCACCGCCTTAAAGGCGAGCTGGGAGGTGTACTCGTCCTCCGCGGCGATGCGCCTTTCCCGGATCCCGGTGCGGCTTACGATCCACTCGTCGGAGGTGTCCAGGTAGGCCTCAAAGTCCTCGTTCCGCAGGACCCTTTGGGGCACGTAGGCCCCCAGGGCCAGGATCCCGCTCATACCTGTCCTCCCGTCATGGGCCTCACTATACCCGGGCGGCCGGGAAAAGGGTTAGGTCCCAGGGTCCGGGATCAGACCTCTAGCACCTTGCGCCCATCGTAGTAGCCGCAATTGGGGCAGACGGTGTGCGGGGGCCTCATCTCCTTGCACTCGGGGCAGGGGACCAGGGTCGGGGGGGTTAGGGCGTGGTGGCTCCTGCGGGCATCGCGCCGCGCCTTAGAGGTTTTCTTCTTGGGTACCGGGTGCTTGGCCATCTGCGGTCCTCCCTAGGGGGGCGTGCCCCCGCTAAACCCCTGGTAGTATAGCAGAAGCCCTAGAGTTCGGAAAGCAGGTCCTTTAGGCCCAAAAAGGGGTGGGGCGGTTCCACCCGGTGACCGCAATCCCCCAGGTTACGGTCCGCCCCGCACACGGGGCAAAGGCCCAGGCAGCCCTCCTCGCAGAGGACGGTAAAGGGCATTTCGCTCACGAAGGCCTCGGTGAGGAAGGGGAGGAGGTCTAGGTCGGGTAGGCCGAAGGCGTAATACTCGTCCTCCGCCTCCTCGTGGAAGACCACCTCCGTAAGCCCGGGCTCGTAGCGGAGGAGGTGCTGGAAGTGGGCGTGGACGTGGGTAGGGGTGGGCTTGAGGCAGCGGCGGCACTCCATGAGGACCACCCCCTCCACCTCTCCGGCAAGCCAGTACTCGTGCCCGCCCACGGCGGAGACGCTCACCCTCCAGGAGGCCTCGCCCTCGAGGGGGAAGCGCTCCTGGCCCACGTAGAAGGCCTCCTGCACCGCCCCCGAGGCCCGAACCGTTCCCCCTTCCCTTAGGAGGCGGGCCAGGTTGATGCTTGCCACCTCGCGGTAATCCATCCTTACAAGTATAGCGCGCCCCTCGCCCTTTTCCTAGGGGCATAAACTTCCCGAGCAGCGCATAGGGCTTTCTGCTACCCTCTAGCCCATGGAACGCGTGGCCGTGGTGGGCGTGCCCATGGACCTGGGGGCGGGGCGGCGGGGGGTGGACATGGGTCCTTCCGCCCTGCGCTACGCCCGGCTCCTGGAAGAGGTGGAGGCCTTGGGCTTCGCGGTGGAGGACCTGGGGAACGTGCGGGTGCCCCTGGCGGAGACCCTAAGGGGCCGGAAGGGGCCTTACCTGGAGGAAATCCGCCAGGCGGCCCTAGAGCTCAAGGAAAGGCTCCTCTCCCTGCCGGAGGGGGTCTTCCCCATCGTCCTCGGGGGGGACCACTCCCTGGCCATGGGCTCGGTGTCCGGGGTGGCCCGGGGGCGGGTGGGGGTGGTCTGGGTGGACGCCCACGCCGACTTCAACACCCCGGAAACCAGCCCCTCGGGCAACATCCACGGGATGCCCCTGGCGGTGCTGGCGGGCCTGGGCCATCCCCACCTGACGGGGGTCTTCCGGGCCGTGGACCCCAAGGATGTCGTCCTCATCGGGGTGCGGAGCGTGGACCCCGGGGAGAGGCACCTCCTCCTGGAGGCGGGGGTGAGGGTCTACACCATGCACGAGGTGGACCGCCTGGGGGTTGCCCGCATCGCCGAGGACGCCCTGGACTACCTGGCGGGGCTTCCCCTCCACGTCTCCTTGGACGCAGACGTCCTGGACCCCACCCTCGCCCCCGGGGTGGGGACGCCGGTGCCGGGGGGGCTCACCTACCGGGAGGCCCACCTCCTCATGGAGGTCCTGGCCCAGTCGGGCAGGGTGCGAAGCCTGGACCTGGTGGAGGTGAACCCCATCCTGGACGAGCGGAACCGCACCGCGGAGATGATGGTGGGGCTGGCCCTAAGCCTTCTCGGAAAGCGCATCCTCTAGCCCGCGGCCAGGGCGGGGAGCAGCGCCCCGGGGAAGAGGCCCAGGAGGAGGAGGAAGAGGGCCACGAGCAAGGCCACGCTCCGGGCTAGGGGCTTGGGCCTGGCCTCGGCCTCTCCTCGCCCGAAGACGGAAAGCCCCAGGGCCAGGTAGTAGTAGGCGCTTATAGCGCTCGTGAGGAGGGCGAGGACCAGAAGCCCCCACTGGCCTGCCTTGGCGGCTTCGGCGAAGACCAGGTATTTGCCCCAGAAGCCGGCCAAGGGCGGTAGCCCCAGGAGGGAGAGGGCGGAGAGGAAGAGGGCGAGGCCCAGGAGGGGGTCGCGGTGGAAGAGAC
The sequence above is drawn from the Thermus islandicus DSM 21543 genome and encodes:
- a CDS encoding DNA methyltransferase encodes the protein MRHSPVPPAQGTGKVRGPDPSLVASYALHIGDARKVLAELPEASVHLVLTSPPYWTLKRYEDTPGQLGHIEDYEAFLDELDRVWREVFRLLVPGGRLVIVVGDVAVARRRFGRHLVFPLHADIQVRCRKLGFDNLNPIIWHKHTNARLEVEGRGVFLGKPYEPGAVIKTEIEYILMQRKPGGYRKPTPEQREKSRLSKEDFHCFFRQIWDDIPGESTRAHPAPFPLELAERLVRMFSFVGDVVLDPFAGTGTTLVAAAKWGRRALGVELVPGYAVLARERFAREVPGEVLEVVED
- the lysN gene encoding 2-aminoadipate transaminase: MKTLHWNTLFGERAARIQASTIRELLKLTQRPGILSFAGGLPAPELFPKEEAAEKAQRILREKGEVALQYGPTEGYFPLRAWVAEWLSVTPEEVLITTGSQQGLDLLGKVFLDEGAPVLLEAPSYMGAIQAFRAYGPRFLTVPAGEEGPDLSALEEVLRRERPRFLYLIPSFQNPSGGLMPLSARERLLERVMERGLVVVEDDAYRELYFGEARLKSLFELAREAGYPGVIYLGSFSKVLAPGLRVAFAVGHPEALQKLVQAKQGTDLHTPVLNQILVHELVKEGFEARLRLIRRTYREKAEAMLEALDREMPKEVRYTRPKGGMFVWMELPQGLSAEALFQRAIAENVAFVPGGPFFANGGGENTLRLSYATLDREGIQEGVRRLGRALKGLLTWV
- a CDS encoding deoxyguanosinetriphosphate triphosphohydrolase, with the protein product MLFPREKLLELEATRLAPYAQKARDTRGRQHPEPESPYRTPYQKDRDRILHTTAFRRLEYKTQVFPNWAGDYYRTRLTHTLEVAQVSRSIARALGLNEDLTEAIALSHDLGHPPFGHTGERILNALMQDHGGFEHNAQALRLLTHLEERYPGFKGLNLTYEVLEGIATHEAAYAPGFKPDYPGQGTLEAQVVDLSDAIAYAAHDLDDGLRSGLLRPEELAEVPLLRALAQEEGLELSRLTELGRRVLIRQLLGYLIAEATEATHRRVEGRRVRSAEEVRRHPERLAALSPEAERAHRELQAFLRERLYQHPEVLRERRKAEMVLEGLFATYVGHPEILPKEVQGRIPEEGLERAVCDYLAGMTDRFALEAYRRLFP
- the fabF gene encoding beta-ketoacyl-ACP synthase II — translated: MRRVVVTGLGALTPVGVGQEAFHRAQLAGQSGVRPITRFDASALPVRIAAEVEVNPEDYLDKKELRRLDRFVQYALIAAHLALEDAGLEPGKLDPERVGTLVGTGIGGMETWEAQSRVFLERGPNRISPFFIPMMIANMASAQIAMRYGFMGPSTTPVTACATGSDALGQALRMIQLGEAEVVLAGGTEAAITPMAIGAFAVMRALSTRNEEPAKASRPFTLSRDGFVMGEGAGVLVLEAYEHAKERGARIYAELVGFGRSADAHHITEPHPEGKGAALAMRRALEDARVDPERVGYINAHGTSTPAGDRAEVLAIKQVFGEHAKRLMVSSTKSMIGHLLGAAGAVEAIATVQALYHGIIPPTINLEDPDPELDLDFVPEPREARVDYALSNSFAFGGHNAVLLFKRV
- the acpP gene encoding acyl carrier protein, whose protein sequence is MTEQEIFEKVKAVIADKLQVEEEKVTLEARFVEDLGADSLDTVELIMGLEDEFGLEISDEEAEKIRTVKDAVAYIKAKVG
- the fabG gene encoding 3-oxoacyl-[acyl-carrier-protein] reductase, whose translation is MRKALVTGASRGIGRAIALRLAEDGFALALHYGQNREKALEVAEEARRRGSPLVAVLGANLLEAEAATALVHQAAEALGGLDTLVNNAGITRDTLLVRMRDEDWEAVLEANLSAAFRTTREAVKLMMKARFGRIVNVTSVVGILGNPGQANYVASKAGLIGFTRAVAKEYAQRGITVNAVAPGFIETEMTERLPQEVKEAYLKEIPAGRFGRPEEVAEAVAFLVSEKAGYINGQTLCVDGGLTPH
- the fabD gene encoding ACP S-malonyltransferase gives rise to the protein MYAALFPGQGSQRVGMGRALYEASPAAREALDRAEAALPGLLTLMWEGPEEALTLTENQQPALLAVGYAAYRAFLELGGPLPALAAGHSLGEWTAHAAAGTLALEDALRLVRLRGRYMQEAVPPGEGAMAAILKLPLEEVRAALEGLAGVEIANLNAPEQTVISGRKEAVEAAAERLKSRRARVVFLPVSAPFHSSLMAQARERLAQDLEKVQLKRPRFPVYSNVTARPEEDPERIRDLLLQQITAPVRWLEILRDMEARGLKRFLEFGSGEVLKGLVLRTLEGALAQSVQDPESLKRALEVVHA
- a CDS encoding beta-ketoacyl-ACP synthase III produces the protein MSGILALGAYVPQRVLRNEDFEAYLDTSDEWIVSRTGIRERRIAAEDEYTSQLAFKAVEDLMARHPGALEGVDAVIVATNTPDALFPDTAALVQARFGLQAFAYDLLAGCPGWIYALAQAHALVEAGLARKVLAVGAEALSKIVDWNDRATAVLFGDGGGAAVVGRVREGFGFRSFVLGADGTGAKELFHACVAPRLPDGTSMKNRLYMNGREVFKFAVRVMNTATLEAIEKAGLTPEAIKAFVPHQANLRIIDAARERLGLPWERVVVNVDRYGNTSTASIPLALKEAVDAGRIREGDHVLLVSFGAGLTWAAAVLTWGGA
- the rpmF gene encoding 50S ribosomal protein L32, yielding MAKHPVPKKKTSKARRDARRSHHALTPPTLVPCPECKEMRPPHTVCPNCGYYDGRKVLEV
- a CDS encoding YceD family protein yields the protein MDYREVASINLARLLREGGTVRASGAVQEAFYVGQERFPLEGEASWRVSVSAVGGHEYWLAGEVEGVVLMECRRCLKPTPTHVHAHFQHLLRYEPGLTEVVFHEEAEDEYYAFGLPDLDLLPFLTEAFVSEMPFTVLCEEGCLGLCPVCGADRNLGDCGHRVEPPHPFLGLKDLLSEL
- the rocF gene encoding arginase encodes the protein MERVAVVGVPMDLGAGRRGVDMGPSALRYARLLEEVEALGFAVEDLGNVRVPLAETLRGRKGPYLEEIRQAALELKERLLSLPEGVFPIVLGGDHSLAMGSVSGVARGRVGVVWVDAHADFNTPETSPSGNIHGMPLAVLAGLGHPHLTGVFRAVDPKDVVLIGVRSVDPGERHLLLEAGVRVYTMHEVDRLGVARIAEDALDYLAGLPLHVSLDADVLDPTLAPGVGTPVPGGLTYREAHLLMEVLAQSGRVRSLDLVEVNPILDERNRTAEMMVGLALSLLGKRIL